In the Haliaeetus albicilla chromosome 7, bHalAlb1.1, whole genome shotgun sequence genome, one interval contains:
- the ACAD8 gene encoding isobutyryl-CoA dehydrogenase, mitochondrial isoform X1 → MAWPGALRVPARLLLPAGRRLRRGIASCIDPSTGLTEEQKEFQKVALDFAAKEMAPHMAEWDEKEIFPVETMRKAAQLGFGGIYVKPDVGGSGLSRLDTSIIFEALSTGCTSTTAYMSIHNMCVWMIDTFGNEEQRRRFCPSLCSMEKFASYCLTEPGSGSDAASLLTSAQRKGDTYVLNGSKAFISGGGDTDVYVVMCRTGGPGPKGISCLVLEKGTPGLSFGKKEKKVGWNSQPTRAVIFEDCVVPVGNRLGAEGQGFSIAMKGLNGGRINIASCSLGAAHASVLLAQEHLTVRKQFGEPLANNQYLQFRLAEMATRLVAARLMVRNAARALQEGREDAAVLCSMAKLFATDECFAICNQALQMHGGYGYLKDYAVQQFVRDIRVHQILEGTNEVMRMIVARNLLQG, encoded by the exons ATGGCTTGGCCAGGAGCCCTCCGAGTCCCGGCCCGCCTGCTGctcccggcggggcggcggctgcggcggggGATCGCCTCCTGCATTGACC CATCCACCGGCCTGACTGAGGAGCAGAAGGAATTCCAAAAAGTTGCTCTTGATTTTGCTGCCAAGGAGATGGCTCCTCACATGGCAGAGTGGGATGAGAAG GAAATATTCCCTGTGGAAACAATGCGGAAGGCAGCCCAGCTAGGATTTGGTGGGATCTATGTGAAACCAGACGTCGGCGGCTCTGGATTGTCACGACTTGATACCTCCATAATCTTTGAAGCTTTATCAACAGGATGTACCAGCACCACTGCTTATATGAGCATCCACAA catgtgtGTTTGGATGATTGACACCTTTGGCAATGAGGAACAGAGGCGCAGGTTCTGCCCATCACTCTGTAGCATGGAAAAATTTGCATCTTACTGCCTGACTGAGCCAG GAAGTGGAAGTGATGCAGCTTCCTTGCTGACCTCAGCTCAGAGGAAAGGGGACACCTACGTCCTGAATGGCTCCAAG GCCTTCATCAGTGGGGGAGGTGACACTGATGTCTACGTGGTCATGTGTCGCACAGGAGGCCCAGGCCCCAAGGGCATCTCCTGCCTGGTGCTGGAGAAGGGGACACCGGGGCTTAGCTTTggcaagaaagagaagaag gtggGCTGGAATTCCCAGCCAACTCGGGCTGTGATCTTCGAGGACTGTGTTGTTCCTGTTGGCAACCGGCTGGGAGCCGAAGGGCAGGGCTTCAGCATTGCCATGAAGGGACTGAATGGAGGCAGGATAAACATTG CTTCTTGTTCGTTAGGAGCTGCTCATGCCTCTGTTCTTCTGGCTCAGGAACACCTCACTGTCCGCAAACAGTTTGGAGAACCCCTAGCAAACAATCAG TACCTGCAGTTCAGGCTGGCGGAGATGGCGACGCGCCTGGTGGCAGCACGGCTCATGGTTCGCAATGCAGCGCGGGCACTGCAGGAGGGACGGGAGGACGCGGCTGTGCTCTGCTCCATGGCCAAGCTCTTTGCTACTGATGAATGCTTTGCG ATCTGTAACCAGGCTCTACAGATGCATGGGGGCTATGGCTACCTGAAGGATTATGCTGTGCAGCAGTTTGTGCGAGACATCAGAGTCCACCAGATCCTGGAAG GTACCAATGAAGTTATGCGGATGATTGTGGCCAGGAATCTGCTACAGGGCTGA
- the ACAD8 gene encoding isobutyryl-CoA dehydrogenase, mitochondrial isoform X3, producing MAPHMAEWDEKEIFPVETMRKAAQLGFGGIYVKPDVGGSGLSRLDTSIIFEALSTGCTSTTAYMSIHNMCVWMIDTFGNEEQRRRFCPSLCSMEKFASYCLTEPGSGSDAASLLTSAQRKGDTYVLNGSKAFISGGGDTDVYVVMCRTGGPGPKGISCLVLEKGTPGLSFGKKEKKVGWNSQPTRAVIFEDCVVPVGNRLGAEGQGFSIAMKGLNGGRINIASCSLGAAHASVLLAQEHLTVRKQFGEPLANNQYLQFRLAEMATRLVAARLMVRNAARALQEGREDAAVLCSMAKLFATDECFAICNQALQMHGGYGYLKDYAVQQFVRDIRVHQILEGTNEVMRMIVARNLLQG from the exons ATGGCTCCTCACATGGCAGAGTGGGATGAGAAG GAAATATTCCCTGTGGAAACAATGCGGAAGGCAGCCCAGCTAGGATTTGGTGGGATCTATGTGAAACCAGACGTCGGCGGCTCTGGATTGTCACGACTTGATACCTCCATAATCTTTGAAGCTTTATCAACAGGATGTACCAGCACCACTGCTTATATGAGCATCCACAA catgtgtGTTTGGATGATTGACACCTTTGGCAATGAGGAACAGAGGCGCAGGTTCTGCCCATCACTCTGTAGCATGGAAAAATTTGCATCTTACTGCCTGACTGAGCCAG GAAGTGGAAGTGATGCAGCTTCCTTGCTGACCTCAGCTCAGAGGAAAGGGGACACCTACGTCCTGAATGGCTCCAAG GCCTTCATCAGTGGGGGAGGTGACACTGATGTCTACGTGGTCATGTGTCGCACAGGAGGCCCAGGCCCCAAGGGCATCTCCTGCCTGGTGCTGGAGAAGGGGACACCGGGGCTTAGCTTTggcaagaaagagaagaag gtggGCTGGAATTCCCAGCCAACTCGGGCTGTGATCTTCGAGGACTGTGTTGTTCCTGTTGGCAACCGGCTGGGAGCCGAAGGGCAGGGCTTCAGCATTGCCATGAAGGGACTGAATGGAGGCAGGATAAACATTG CTTCTTGTTCGTTAGGAGCTGCTCATGCCTCTGTTCTTCTGGCTCAGGAACACCTCACTGTCCGCAAACAGTTTGGAGAACCCCTAGCAAACAATCAG TACCTGCAGTTCAGGCTGGCGGAGATGGCGACGCGCCTGGTGGCAGCACGGCTCATGGTTCGCAATGCAGCGCGGGCACTGCAGGAGGGACGGGAGGACGCGGCTGTGCTCTGCTCCATGGCCAAGCTCTTTGCTACTGATGAATGCTTTGCG ATCTGTAACCAGGCTCTACAGATGCATGGGGGCTATGGCTACCTGAAGGATTATGCTGTGCAGCAGTTTGTGCGAGACATCAGAGTCCACCAGATCCTGGAAG GTACCAATGAAGTTATGCGGATGATTGTGGCCAGGAATCTGCTACAGGGCTGA
- the ACAD8 gene encoding isobutyryl-CoA dehydrogenase, mitochondrial isoform X2, whose amino-acid sequence MAWPGALRVPARLLLPAGRRLRRGIASCIDPSTGLTEEQKEFQKVALDFAAKEMAPHMAEWDEKEIFPVETMRKAAQLGFGGIYVKPDVGGSGLSRLDTSIIFEALSTGCTSTTAYMSIHNMCVWMIDTFGNEEQRRRFCPSLCSMEKFASYCLTEPGSGSDAASLLTSAQRKGDTYVLNGSKAFISGGGDTDVYVVMCRTGGPGPKGISCLVLEKGTPGLSFGKKEKKVGWNSQPTRAVIFEDCVVPVGNRLGAEGQGFSIAMKGLNGGRINIASCSLGAAHASVLLAQEHLTVRKQFGEPLANNQYLQFRLAEMATRLVAARLMVRNAARALQEGREDAAVLCSMAKLFATDECFAVPMKLCG is encoded by the exons ATGGCTTGGCCAGGAGCCCTCCGAGTCCCGGCCCGCCTGCTGctcccggcggggcggcggctgcggcggggGATCGCCTCCTGCATTGACC CATCCACCGGCCTGACTGAGGAGCAGAAGGAATTCCAAAAAGTTGCTCTTGATTTTGCTGCCAAGGAGATGGCTCCTCACATGGCAGAGTGGGATGAGAAG GAAATATTCCCTGTGGAAACAATGCGGAAGGCAGCCCAGCTAGGATTTGGTGGGATCTATGTGAAACCAGACGTCGGCGGCTCTGGATTGTCACGACTTGATACCTCCATAATCTTTGAAGCTTTATCAACAGGATGTACCAGCACCACTGCTTATATGAGCATCCACAA catgtgtGTTTGGATGATTGACACCTTTGGCAATGAGGAACAGAGGCGCAGGTTCTGCCCATCACTCTGTAGCATGGAAAAATTTGCATCTTACTGCCTGACTGAGCCAG GAAGTGGAAGTGATGCAGCTTCCTTGCTGACCTCAGCTCAGAGGAAAGGGGACACCTACGTCCTGAATGGCTCCAAG GCCTTCATCAGTGGGGGAGGTGACACTGATGTCTACGTGGTCATGTGTCGCACAGGAGGCCCAGGCCCCAAGGGCATCTCCTGCCTGGTGCTGGAGAAGGGGACACCGGGGCTTAGCTTTggcaagaaagagaagaag gtggGCTGGAATTCCCAGCCAACTCGGGCTGTGATCTTCGAGGACTGTGTTGTTCCTGTTGGCAACCGGCTGGGAGCCGAAGGGCAGGGCTTCAGCATTGCCATGAAGGGACTGAATGGAGGCAGGATAAACATTG CTTCTTGTTCGTTAGGAGCTGCTCATGCCTCTGTTCTTCTGGCTCAGGAACACCTCACTGTCCGCAAACAGTTTGGAGAACCCCTAGCAAACAATCAG TACCTGCAGTTCAGGCTGGCGGAGATGGCGACGCGCCTGGTGGCAGCACGGCTCATGGTTCGCAATGCAGCGCGGGCACTGCAGGAGGGACGGGAGGACGCGGCTGTGCTCTGCTCCATGGCCAAGCTCTTTGCTACTGATGAATGCTTTGCG GTACCAATGAAGTTATGCGGATGA
- the THYN1 gene encoding thymocyte nuclear protein 1: MPWPSRKRDKGAVADKKEPDAKIAKTEEDASDKEEEEKSTKPPAGSSKSGWKNWKKTKESDSGGEESKIKYCHWLLKSEPESRLEKGVDVKFSIDDLKAQPNQTTFWDGVRNYQARNFLRAMKLGQQAFFYHSNCKEPGIVGIVKIVKEAYPDHTQFDQKDPHYDSSSRKENPKWSMVDVQFVRMTKRFIPLSEIKAHHLAHKADGGPLKNMMLFTRQRLSIQPLTQEEFDFVLSLEEEKPH; encoded by the exons ATGCCTTGGCCAAGCAGAAAGAGAGACAAAGGAGCAGTAGCAG aTAAGAAAGAGCCTGATGCTAAAATTGCCAAAACTGAGGAGGACGCTTCAGataaggaggaagaagagaagtcCACAAAACCTCCAGCTGGGAGTTCCAAGTCTGGATGGAAGAACTGGAAGAAGACAAAAGAATCTGACTCCGGTGGGGAGGAGAGCAAGATAAAGTATTGTCACTGGCTTCTGAAATCGGAACCAGAGAGCAGGCTCGAGAAGGGAGTGGATGTGAAA TTCAGCATTGATGACTTGAAAGCTCAGCCCAACCAGACAACCTTTTGGGATGGAGTAAGAAACTACCAG GCAAGGAATTTCCTGAGAGCCATGAAACTTGGGCAGCAGGCCTTCTTCTACCACAGTAATTGTAAAGAGCCTGGCATTGTTGGCATTGTCAAG ATCGTAAAGGAGGCATACCCTGATCACACACAGTTTGATCAGAAGGATCCTCATTATGATTCCTCCAGCAGAAAAGAGAACCCCAAATGGTCCATG GTGGATGTCCAGTTTGTGCGGATGACAAAACGTTTCATCCCCCTTTCTGAAATCAAGGCTCACCACCTGGCACATAAAGCAGATGGAGGCCCCCTAAAGAACATGATGCTCTTCACAAGACAACGTCTTTCCATCCAACCACTGACACAAG AGGAATTTGATTTTGTCTTGagtttggaagaggaaaagccACACTGA